The following coding sequences are from one Nicotiana tabacum cultivar K326 chromosome 1, ASM71507v2, whole genome shotgun sequence window:
- the LOC107766233 gene encoding V-type proton ATPase subunit c''1, whose product MSAASTMAVIGASSSWSRAMLQISPYTFAALGIAIAIGVSVLGAAWGIYITGSSLIGAAIKAPRITSKNLISVIFCEAVAIYGVIVAIILQTKLESVPASKIYAPESLRAGYAIFASGIIVGFANLVCGLCVGIIGSSCALSDAQNSNLFVKILVIEIFGSALGLFGVIVGIIMSAQATWPSKA is encoded by the exons ATGTCAGCAGCGTCGACAATGGCCGTGATTGGAGCATCAAGCTCGTGGTCAAGAGCAATGTTACAGATCTCACCTTACACTTTTGCCGCTCTCGGAATTGCTATTGCCATTGGCGTCTCTGTTCTTGGTGCCGCTTG GGGAATTTACATAACTGGAAGTAGTTTGATTGGTGCTGCAATCAAAGCTCCTCGCATCACCTCCAAGAATCTCATTAG TGTGATTTTCTGTGAAGCTGTTGCTATATATGGTGTTATAGTGGCAATTATTCTGCAAACAAAACTAGAGAGTGTCCCAGCATCAAAGATATATGCACCGGAGTCCCTTCGAGCAGGATATGCAATATTTGCCTCTGGAATTATTGTGGGCTTTGCCAACCTCGTTTGCGG GCTTTGCGTAGGGATTATTGGTAGCAGCTGCGCATTGTCAGATGCACAAAATTCTAACCTTTTCGTCAAGATTCTTGTGATTGAGATTTTTGGTAGTGCACTGGGATTGTTTGGAGTTATTGTGGGAATAATCATGTCAGCTCAAGCAACATGGCCTTCGAAAGCATAG